In Odocoileus virginianus isolate 20LAN1187 ecotype Illinois chromosome 5, Ovbor_1.2, whole genome shotgun sequence, a single window of DNA contains:
- the LOC139035014 gene encoding endogenous retrovirus group K member 10 Gag polyprotein-like has translation MLTALKFITPKNLQPTSGTVEHICDSPEDPKFSKKEAVALTSDSESELSHEDQGELDEQAFEYNRENWDAFIVTKGKDKASPLSELKEMLTSISQRVEQLDLLPPSGPKPQHSNTPSVVAGLDPAPIPPMPPPFVEAPLIPTAPVYAPLKFEKPVLSPLQMAVKHARDQGESLEGYSMIFPVFEDANRCRYHEPVPFKQLKELKQACAQYGPTAPFTLAIIESLGAQYLPPNDWKAIARACLSGGDYLLWRSKYGEICGLTEDRNHRNGLQINFDMLMGEGAFRALNAQLNYPEQAYPQISEAALKAWKKLPISNRKTEDLSKIRQGPDEPYQDFVARLLDAISKIIGDEEAGLTVTKQMAYENANAACQAALRPYRKKGNLVDYVRICADIGPSYLQGLSMAAAIQGKSIKEVLYQQARNKGNIKRSGPPGSCFSCGQMGHRMAQCPKKNNNPDSAKNPNVCPRCKKGKHWARDCRSKTDIEGKPLPPVLGNWVRGQPQAPKQCYGALQAESQPNLIDLVSKTSTEPPQAAQDWTCVPLLTQY, from the coding sequence ATGCTAACTGCTCTGAAGTTTATAACTCCTAAAAATCTGCAGCCTACCTCCGGGACAGTTGAACACATTTGCGATTCCCCGGAAGACCCAAAATTTAGTAAAAAGGAGGCTGTTGCTTTAACATCTGACTCAGAGTCTGAACTCTCTCATGAGGATCAAGGAGAACTAGATGAGCAAGCATTTGAGTACAATAGAGAGAATTGGGATGCTTTTATTGTCACAAAAGGGAAGGACAAGGCATCCCCCCTTTCGGAacttaaagaaatgttaacatcCATATCACAGAGAGTGGAGCAGTTAGACTTGCTGCCTCCTTCGGGTCCCAAGCCGCAGCACTCCAATACACCGTCTGTTGTGGCAGGATTGGATCCCGCTCCGATTCCTCCTATGCCTCCTCCTTTTGTTGAGGCTCCCTTAATACCTACAGCTCCTGTATATGctcctttgaaatttgaaaaacccGTCCTTTCCCCACTTCAAATGGCTGTTAAACATGCTAGAGACCAAGGAGAAAGCCTTGAGGGATattccatgatttttccagtctttGAAGATGCTAACCGCTGCAGGTATCATGAGCCTGTTCCATTTAAACAGTTAAAGGAGCTTAAGCAGGCTTGTGCCCAGTATGGACCCACGGCACCTTTTACATTAGCTATAATTGAGAGCCTCGGAGCCCAATATTTGCCACCCAATGATTGGAAAGCCATTGCACGCGCCTGCCTTTCTGGAGGTGATTATTTGCTCTGGCGCTCCAAGTATGGAGAAATTTGTGGTCTTACTGAAGATCGTAATCACCGTAATGggttacaaattaattttgacatGCTAATGGGAGAAGGAGCCTTTAGGGCTCTTAATGCACAGCTAAATTATCCAGAACAAGCTTACCCTCAGATTAGTGAAGCTGCATTAAAAGCCTGGAAAAAACTTCCCATTTCTAATAGAAAGACTGAAGATCTTTCGAAAATTCGGCAAGGGCCTGACGAGCCTTATCAGGATTTTGTTGCTCGTCTATTAGATGCAATATCCAAGATTATAGGAGACGAAGAGGCAGGTCTTACTGTAACAAAACAGATGGCCTATGAGAATGCAAATGCTGCGTGCCAAGCCGCTCTGCGGCCTTAtaggaaaaagggaaatttagTGGATTATGTTAGAATTTGTGCTGATATTGGCCCTTCTTACCTCCAAGGGCTTTCTATGGCCGCAGCTATTCAAGGAAAGTCTATTAAAGAGGTTCTGTACCAACAAGCAAGGAATAAGGGAAATATAAAAAGGAGCGGGCCACCAGGTAGTTGCTTTTCATGTGGACAAATGGGACATCGTATGGCTCAGTGCCCAAAAAAGAACAATAACCCTGATTCGGCAAAAAACCCTAATGTCTGCCCTAGGtgtaaaaagggaaaacattggGCCAGAGATTGCCGTTCTAAGACTGACATAGAAGGTAAACCTCTGCCTCCTGTCTtgggaaactgggtgaggggccagccccaggccccgaAACAGTGTTATGGGGCACTCCAAGCCGAGTCACAGCCAAACCTGATCGACTTGGTATCGAAAACCTCTACCGAGCCGCCCCAGGCAGCGCAGGATTGGACTTGTGTGCCGCTGCTCACACAGTATTAA
- the LOC110122264 gene encoding NBPF family member NBPF15-like isoform X1 codes for MPPVKTSQHGLGSDLLHLIFCHSFPIWHSMELQEVEKKEVHEESKDECVLMPSILQGSSDKHQPYSDDKLNSNELEVDVDLDGPCGYCHAKEDEIPTNISENENYHKQVSGQELTFPSVNVQDVEKKVLFPQSQDECVSVPSTPQEDSACNQPYSDGKVAFDEENVESAVDGACGCSQAKEDEIPTGLTGDTWEDCHQEPVSFPGSEVPTSQAQLQKSTHVTECLQWQLDQHLDCGDSKAILGLSSPNWAFTTNPDSGNQGPLFLENENYHKQVSGQELTFPSVNMQDVEKKVLFPQSQDECVSVPSTPQESSACNQPYSDGKVAFDEENVESAVDGACGCSQAKEDEIPTGLTEKQNDHDDLKGPEVVAPRFSRQMPQMAEYGVPQNSLDDYYLTYSGLPSLSDTFWSYTSTAIFSPEDLDVSYARDVTGEYFLVIECHLDAQVDSVCFVLLASGVLRFLIPVGSSVDSDLNQTLWQSFTYRHQVGLGAVLSSSFR; via the exons ATGCCTCCTGTCAAAACCAGCCAGCATGGCTTGGGGTCAGATcttcttcatttaattttctgtcaTTCCTTTCCCATCTGGCACAGCATGGAGCTGCAGGAGGTTGAAAAGAAGGAAGTGCATGAAGAATCCAAGGATGAATGTGTTTTGATGCCTTCAATTCTCCAAGGAAGTTCTGATAAGCACCAGCCTTACAGTGATGACAAATTGAACTCTAATGAACTGGAAGTAGATGTTGATCTGGATGGACCATGTGGTTACTGTCATGCTAAAGAAGATGAAATTCCAACCAATATCTCAG AGAATGAAAATTATCACAAGCAAGTGAGTGGACAAGAGCTCACATTTCCCAG CGTGAACGTGCAGGATGTGGAAAAGAAGGTGCTGTTCCCACAGTCCCAGGATGAGTGTGTTTCAGTACCTTCCACTCCCCAGGAAGATTCTGCCTGCAACCAGCCTTACAGTGATGGGAAAGTTGCATTTGATGAAGAGAATGTGGAGTCTGCTGTGGATGGAGCCTGTGGTTGCTCTCAGGCTAAAGAGGATGAAATTCCAACTGGTCTCACAG gTGACACCTGGGAGGACTGTCACCAGGAACCTGTGAGTTTCCCAGGGTCAGAGGTGCCAACTTCACAGGCACAGCTTCAGAAAAGCACCCACGTGACCGAGTGTCTGCAGTGGCAGCTGGACCAGCATCTTGACTGTGGTGACAGCAAAGCCATTCTTGGTCTTTCTTCCCCCAACTGGGCCTTTACCACCAACCCTGATTCTGGAAACCAAGGACCACTCTTTCTCg AGAATGAAAATTATCACAAGCAAGTGAGTGGACAAGAGCTCACATTTCCCAG CGTGAACATGCAGGATGTGGAAAAGAAGGTGCTGTTCCCACAGTCCCAGGATGAGTGTGTTTCAGTACCTTCCACTCCCCAGGAAAGTTCTGCCTGCAACCAGCCTTACAGTGATGGGAAAGTTGCATTTGATGAAGAGAATGTGGAGTCTGCTGTGGATGGAGCCTGTGGTTGCTCTCAGGCTAAAGAGGATGAAATTCCAACTGGTCTCACAG AAAAGCAGAATGATCATGATGACCTGAAAGGACCGGAGGTGGTTGCCCCGAG gtTCAGCAGACAGATGCCACAGATGGCAGAATATGGTGTCCCACAGAACTCCCTGGATGACTATTATCTGACTTACTCGGGTCTTCCTAGCCTGTCAGACACCTTCTGGTCTTATACGAGCACAGCCATCTTCTCACCTGAGGACCTGGATGTCTCTTATGCTCGGGATGTAACCGGTGAGTATTTTCTTGTGATAGAATGCCACCTGGATGCCCAGGTAGACTCTGTGTGCTTCGTACTCCTCGCCTCTGGGGTGCTGAGATTTCTCATCCCTGTTGGAAGTTCTGTAGACAGTGATTTGAATCAGACTCTGTGGCAGAGTTTTACGTACAGACATCAGGTGGGTCTGGGAGCTGTGCTGTCTTCTTCATTCAGGTGA
- the LOC110122264 gene encoding NBPF family member NBPF15-like isoform X2: MELLHLWLQRIMELQEVEKKEVHEESKDECVLMPSILQGSSDKHQPYSDDKLNSNELEVDVDLDGPCGYCHAKEDEIPTNISENENYHKQVSGQELTFPSVNVQDVEKKVLFPQSQDECVSVPSTPQEDSACNQPYSDGKVAFDEENVESAVDGACGCSQAKEDEIPTGLTGDTWEDCHQEPVSFPGSEVPTSQAQLQKSTHVTECLQWQLDQHLDCGDSKAILGLSSPNWAFTTNPDSGNQGPLFLENENYHKQVSGQELTFPSVNMQDVEKKVLFPQSQDECVSVPSTPQESSACNQPYSDGKVAFDEENVESAVDGACGCSQAKEDEIPTGLTEKQNDHDDLKGPEVVAPRFSRQMPQMAEYGVPQNSLDDYYLTYSGLPSLSDTFWSYTSTAIFSPEDLDVSYARDVTGEYFLVIECHLDAQVDSVCFVLLASGVLRFLIPVGSSVDSDLNQTLWQSFTYRHQVGLGAVLSSSFR; the protein is encoded by the exons atggaacttctccacctttggctgcaaagaat CATGGAGCTGCAGGAGGTTGAAAAGAAGGAAGTGCATGAAGAATCCAAGGATGAATGTGTTTTGATGCCTTCAATTCTCCAAGGAAGTTCTGATAAGCACCAGCCTTACAGTGATGACAAATTGAACTCTAATGAACTGGAAGTAGATGTTGATCTGGATGGACCATGTGGTTACTGTCATGCTAAAGAAGATGAAATTCCAACCAATATCTCAG AGAATGAAAATTATCACAAGCAAGTGAGTGGACAAGAGCTCACATTTCCCAG CGTGAACGTGCAGGATGTGGAAAAGAAGGTGCTGTTCCCACAGTCCCAGGATGAGTGTGTTTCAGTACCTTCCACTCCCCAGGAAGATTCTGCCTGCAACCAGCCTTACAGTGATGGGAAAGTTGCATTTGATGAAGAGAATGTGGAGTCTGCTGTGGATGGAGCCTGTGGTTGCTCTCAGGCTAAAGAGGATGAAATTCCAACTGGTCTCACAG gTGACACCTGGGAGGACTGTCACCAGGAACCTGTGAGTTTCCCAGGGTCAGAGGTGCCAACTTCACAGGCACAGCTTCAGAAAAGCACCCACGTGACCGAGTGTCTGCAGTGGCAGCTGGACCAGCATCTTGACTGTGGTGACAGCAAAGCCATTCTTGGTCTTTCTTCCCCCAACTGGGCCTTTACCACCAACCCTGATTCTGGAAACCAAGGACCACTCTTTCTCg AGAATGAAAATTATCACAAGCAAGTGAGTGGACAAGAGCTCACATTTCCCAG CGTGAACATGCAGGATGTGGAAAAGAAGGTGCTGTTCCCACAGTCCCAGGATGAGTGTGTTTCAGTACCTTCCACTCCCCAGGAAAGTTCTGCCTGCAACCAGCCTTACAGTGATGGGAAAGTTGCATTTGATGAAGAGAATGTGGAGTCTGCTGTGGATGGAGCCTGTGGTTGCTCTCAGGCTAAAGAGGATGAAATTCCAACTGGTCTCACAG AAAAGCAGAATGATCATGATGACCTGAAAGGACCGGAGGTGGTTGCCCCGAG gtTCAGCAGACAGATGCCACAGATGGCAGAATATGGTGTCCCACAGAACTCCCTGGATGACTATTATCTGACTTACTCGGGTCTTCCTAGCCTGTCAGACACCTTCTGGTCTTATACGAGCACAGCCATCTTCTCACCTGAGGACCTGGATGTCTCTTATGCTCGGGATGTAACCGGTGAGTATTTTCTTGTGATAGAATGCCACCTGGATGCCCAGGTAGACTCTGTGTGCTTCGTACTCCTCGCCTCTGGGGTGCTGAGATTTCTCATCCCTGTTGGAAGTTCTGTAGACAGTGATTTGAATCAGACTCTGTGGCAGAGTTTTACGTACAGACATCAGGTGGGTCTGGGAGCTGTGCTGTCTTCTTCATTCAGGTGA
- the LOC110122264 gene encoding NBPF family member NBPF9-like isoform X3: protein MPPVKTSQHGLGSDLLHLIFCHSFPIWHSMELQEVEKKEVHEESKDECVLMPSILQGSSDKHQPYSDDKLNSNELEVDVDLDGPCGYCHAKEDEIPTNISENENYHKQVSGQELTFPSVNVQDVEKKVLFPQSQDECVSVPSTPQEDSACNQPYSDGKVAFDEENVESAVDGACGCSQAKEDEIPTGLTGDTWEDCHQEPVSFPGSEVPTSQAQLQKSTHVTECLQWQLDQHLDCGDSKAILGLSSPNWAFTTNPDSGNQGPLFLEKQNDHDDLKGPEVVAPRFSRQMPQMAEYGVPQNSLDDYYLTYSGLPSLSDTFWSYTSTAIFSPEDLDVSYARDVTGEYFLVIECHLDAQVDSVCFVLLASGVLRFLIPVGSSVDSDLNQTLWQSFTYRHQVGLGAVLSSSFR from the exons ATGCCTCCTGTCAAAACCAGCCAGCATGGCTTGGGGTCAGATcttcttcatttaattttctgtcaTTCCTTTCCCATCTGGCACAGCATGGAGCTGCAGGAGGTTGAAAAGAAGGAAGTGCATGAAGAATCCAAGGATGAATGTGTTTTGATGCCTTCAATTCTCCAAGGAAGTTCTGATAAGCACCAGCCTTACAGTGATGACAAATTGAACTCTAATGAACTGGAAGTAGATGTTGATCTGGATGGACCATGTGGTTACTGTCATGCTAAAGAAGATGAAATTCCAACCAATATCTCAG AGAATGAAAATTATCACAAGCAAGTGAGTGGACAAGAGCTCACATTTCCCAG CGTGAACGTGCAGGATGTGGAAAAGAAGGTGCTGTTCCCACAGTCCCAGGATGAGTGTGTTTCAGTACCTTCCACTCCCCAGGAAGATTCTGCCTGCAACCAGCCTTACAGTGATGGGAAAGTTGCATTTGATGAAGAGAATGTGGAGTCTGCTGTGGATGGAGCCTGTGGTTGCTCTCAGGCTAAAGAGGATGAAATTCCAACTGGTCTCACAG gTGACACCTGGGAGGACTGTCACCAGGAACCTGTGAGTTTCCCAGGGTCAGAGGTGCCAACTTCACAGGCACAGCTTCAGAAAAGCACCCACGTGACCGAGTGTCTGCAGTGGCAGCTGGACCAGCATCTTGACTGTGGTGACAGCAAAGCCATTCTTGGTCTTTCTTCCCCCAACTGGGCCTTTACCACCAACCCTGATTCTGGAAACCAAGGACCACTCTTTCTCg AAAAGCAGAATGATCATGATGACCTGAAAGGACCGGAGGTGGTTGCCCCGAG gtTCAGCAGACAGATGCCACAGATGGCAGAATATGGTGTCCCACAGAACTCCCTGGATGACTATTATCTGACTTACTCGGGTCTTCCTAGCCTGTCAGACACCTTCTGGTCTTATACGAGCACAGCCATCTTCTCACCTGAGGACCTGGATGTCTCTTATGCTCGGGATGTAACCGGTGAGTATTTTCTTGTGATAGAATGCCACCTGGATGCCCAGGTAGACTCTGTGTGCTTCGTACTCCTCGCCTCTGGGGTGCTGAGATTTCTCATCCCTGTTGGAAGTTCTGTAGACAGTGATTTGAATCAGACTCTGTGGCAGAGTTTTACGTACAGACATCAGGTGGGTCTGGGAGCTGTGCTGTCTTCTTCATTCAGGTGA